One segment of Desulfofundulus luciae DNA contains the following:
- a CDS encoding ribosome maturation factor RimP, producing the protein MIKNKVVATVEELATPLVTGLGLELVDVEYVKEGGRWYLRIFIDKPGGVTLDDCQAVSESLDPLLDEVDPIPHSYYLEVSSPGIERPLKKPADFERFSGHRVQLTTFTPQHGQRKFTGRLEGLEDQMVVLTLDDGQERRVPFPEVATARLKASWL; encoded by the coding sequence GTGATTAAAAACAAGGTAGTGGCGACAGTGGAGGAACTGGCCACACCGCTGGTAACCGGTTTGGGGCTAGAGCTGGTAGACGTGGAATATGTAAAAGAGGGGGGGCGCTGGTACCTGCGCATTTTCATTGATAAGCCCGGGGGAGTGACGCTGGATGACTGCCAGGCAGTGTCCGAAAGCCTGGATCCTCTCCTGGATGAGGTAGATCCCATCCCCCATTCCTATTACCTGGAAGTTTCTTCCCCCGGCATCGAGCGGCCATTAAAGAAGCCTGCCGATTTTGAGCGCTTCTCGGGCCACCGGGTGCAGCTCACCACCTTTACCCCCCAGCACGGGCAAAGAAAATTTACCGGCCGCCTGGAGGGTTTGGAGGACCAGATGGTGGTGCTTACCCTGGATGACGGGCAGGAACGGCGCGTCCCCTTCCCCGAGGTGGCAACGGCACGGCTAAAAGCAAGTTGGCTCTAG
- a CDS encoding MgtC/SapB family protein: protein MLTEKEIILRLVLAVVLGGMIGLERERLYVSIRTYSAGFRTHILVCVGSALAMVVSEGLHFQFKGDAARVAAQVVSGIGFLGAGAILREGPLVRGLTTAASLWVVACVGLAAGGGFYLAATLGTVLVLFALVILGAIEDYVRKRRQEDVLNLVVTGAPEDFQKVGALLDEFGLIVKNIEIEKMGDGDRQLLEITVQFRPHVNRVLILNKLASLPGVYRVEHRHS from the coding sequence ATGTTAACGGAAAAGGAAATTATCTTGCGGTTGGTGCTGGCAGTGGTCCTGGGGGGAATGATCGGCTTGGAACGGGAAAGGCTGTACGTTTCCATCCGTACCTATTCGGCGGGCTTTCGCACCCATATTCTGGTTTGTGTGGGGTCGGCCCTGGCCATGGTTGTATCGGAGGGCCTTCATTTCCAATTTAAGGGTGATGCGGCCCGGGTAGCCGCCCAGGTAGTCAGCGGCATCGGTTTTCTCGGTGCCGGAGCCATCCTGCGGGAAGGCCCCCTGGTGCGCGGGCTGACCACCGCCGCCAGTTTGTGGGTGGTCGCCTGTGTCGGACTGGCGGCAGGGGGCGGTTTTTACCTGGCGGCTACCCTGGGTACCGTCCTGGTTCTATTCGCCCTGGTTATTCTGGGTGCCATTGAGGATTATGTGCGCAAAAGACGCCAGGAAGACGTATTGAATCTTGTGGTGACCGGTGCTCCCGAGGATTTTCAGAAGGTGGGAGCCCTGCTGGATGAATTTGGACTCATAGTTAAAAATATTGAAATCGAGAAAATGGGTGATGGAGATCGTCAGTTACTGGAAATCACCGTCCAGTTCCGCCCTCATGTCAACCGCGTGTTGATCCTGAACAAGCTGGCCTCTTTGCCGGGGGTGTACCGGGTCGAACACCGGCACAGTTAA
- a CDS encoding MGDG synthase family glycosyltransferase, with amino-acid sequence MAILERVVILSVTAGTGHMRAAHALREAIQQSNPAAEVIVLDTFRYTSPFLEKVILGTYMEMLKITPVVYGYLYRQAERGQPLSGFAKQEFNRILNKLTSPKLVKFLNQTRPQTVVCTHPFPVGILDRLKSQGLFRVPVMATITDFTVHSFWIFPGVDAYVVASEDLREPFAEFGIPLERVHATGIPIDPAFARPVDRLSVQQKLNLDPCLPTVLVMGGGFGLGPLAEAVQCLGNGPVPCQLLVVAGYNEQLRQRLLQLAGSNCHPTRVFGFVENIHELMSVAHIMVGKAGGLSCAEALAKGIPIFIVDPLPGQEERNTEYLCRAGAAVRVNRVQDLGQEILSCLLDKRRLWDMSAAATRLGKPHAAREAVEVMQRILEQDVLAAARD; translated from the coding sequence ATGGCTATCCTTGAACGGGTGGTCATTTTGTCGGTAACGGCCGGCACGGGTCATATGCGGGCGGCTCATGCCTTAAGAGAGGCCATTCAACAAAGCAACCCGGCCGCAGAAGTAATTGTCCTGGACACCTTCCGGTATACCAGCCCTTTTTTAGAAAAGGTGATTTTGGGCACCTACATGGAAATGCTCAAAATTACCCCGGTGGTTTATGGCTACCTTTACCGTCAGGCAGAACGGGGTCAACCCCTTTCAGGATTTGCCAAGCAGGAATTCAACCGCATCCTGAACAAATTGACCTCCCCCAAACTGGTTAAGTTTTTGAATCAAACCCGCCCCCAAACGGTGGTTTGTACCCACCCCTTTCCCGTGGGCATTTTGGACCGGCTAAAAAGCCAGGGCCTTTTCCGGGTGCCGGTTATGGCCACCATTACCGATTTTACCGTCCATTCCTTCTGGATCTTTCCCGGGGTGGATGCTTACGTGGTGGCCAGCGAAGACTTAAGGGAGCCCTTTGCGGAGTTTGGCATTCCCCTGGAACGGGTGCACGCAACGGGGATCCCCATAGACCCCGCCTTTGCCCGGCCGGTGGATCGCTTGAGCGTTCAGCAGAAGCTTAACCTGGACCCTTGTCTCCCCACCGTGCTGGTAATGGGAGGCGGTTTTGGTTTGGGCCCTCTAGCCGAAGCGGTACAATGCCTGGGGAACGGTCCAGTACCCTGCCAACTGCTGGTGGTTGCCGGGTACAATGAACAGCTGCGGCAACGGCTGTTGCAGCTGGCCGGGTCCAACTGCCACCCCACCCGGGTTTTTGGTTTTGTCGAGAATATCCACGAGCTTATGTCGGTGGCCCATATCATGGTGGGCAAGGCTGGCGGATTAAGTTGTGCCGAGGCTCTGGCGAAAGGCATACCCATATTTATTGTGGATCCCCTGCCGGGTCAGGAGGAGCGCAATACCGAATATCTCTGCCGGGCCGGTGCCGCGGTACGGGTGAACAGGGTTCAGGACCTGGGCCAGGAGATTCTATCCTGTCTTTTAGATAAAAGGCGTCTTTGGGATATGTCGGCGGCGGCTACGCGTCTTGGTAAGCCCCATGCCGCCCGGGAGGCAGTTGAAGTAATGCAAAGGATTTTGGAACAGGACGTCCTGGCCGCGGCAAGGGATTAG
- a CDS encoding proline--tRNA ligase: protein MRVSQLFLPTLREMPAEAEVVSHQLLLRAGFIRKAAAGVYTFLPLAWRVIKKIEQIIREEMDRQGGQEIMMPIIQPAELWQESGRWDVYGPELFRLKDRHGRDFCLGPTHEEIVTALVRQEVNSYRQLPQLLYQIQNKYRDERRPRFGLLRGREFIMKDLYSFDRDEAGLEISYQKMYEAYTRVFTRCGLKFRPVEADSGAIGGNDTHEFMVLADSGEALVVFCPDESCGYAANVERATSPVRQHGVTREEMPRPLETVDTPGMHTVEQVTGYLGVDARRLIKTLLYQTEKGIVAALVRGDREVNEVKLQKVLDVLRLELADAATVERITGAAVGYAGPVGLQGVPMVADEEVMLLVNAVAGANRDDAHLVNVNPGRDFAPQVVADIREVRAGDPCPKCGALLKETRGIEVGQIFKLGDKYSRVLGATYLDEHGQSRPIIMGCYGIGVTRTMAAAVEQNHDENGIIWPVSIAPFLVVVVPVNHRDEQQMGLAEEVYRELQANGIEVVLDDRPERAGVKFKDADLVGYPLRITVGNQAVQTRELEVRYRASGETRLVPRERITDHVREFIALA from the coding sequence GTGCGTGTCAGTCAGTTGTTTTTGCCAACGTTGAGAGAGATGCCGGCCGAAGCAGAGGTGGTGAGCCACCAGTTATTGCTGCGGGCCGGATTCATCCGCAAGGCGGCGGCGGGGGTGTATACCTTTTTGCCCCTGGCCTGGCGGGTAATCAAAAAGATAGAGCAAATTATCCGGGAAGAGATGGATCGCCAGGGCGGCCAGGAAATTATGATGCCCATCATCCAGCCGGCGGAACTCTGGCAGGAGTCCGGCCGCTGGGACGTATACGGTCCGGAACTGTTCAGGCTGAAGGACCGGCACGGGCGGGATTTCTGCCTCGGTCCGACCCATGAAGAAATTGTAACGGCCCTGGTACGGCAGGAGGTCAACTCCTACCGCCAGTTGCCCCAGTTGCTTTACCAGATCCAGAATAAATACCGGGATGAGCGGCGTCCCCGTTTTGGCCTGTTACGGGGACGGGAATTTATCATGAAGGATCTTTATTCCTTCGACCGGGATGAAGCCGGCCTGGAAATAAGCTATCAAAAAATGTACGAGGCCTATACCCGGGTGTTCACCCGCTGCGGGTTAAAGTTTCGCCCGGTGGAGGCCGATTCAGGCGCCATTGGCGGCAATGATACCCACGAATTTATGGTGCTGGCCGATTCCGGGGAGGCTTTGGTGGTTTTTTGCCCGGATGAGTCATGTGGTTATGCGGCCAATGTGGAGCGGGCCACTTCGCCGGTACGGCAGCATGGCGTAACCCGTGAAGAAATGCCGCGACCCCTGGAGACGGTGGACACTCCCGGTATGCACACGGTGGAACAGGTGACCGGGTACCTGGGAGTGGATGCCCGCCGCCTGATCAAAACTCTTCTTTACCAGACCGAAAAGGGAATAGTGGCCGCCCTGGTGCGGGGTGATCGGGAAGTTAACGAGGTTAAGCTGCAAAAGGTCCTGGACGTGCTGCGCCTGGAGCTGGCCGATGCGGCCACCGTGGAAAGGATCACCGGGGCCGCGGTGGGTTATGCCGGCCCGGTGGGCCTGCAGGGTGTCCCGATGGTAGCCGATGAGGAGGTCATGTTGCTGGTTAATGCCGTTGCCGGGGCCAACCGGGATGATGCCCACCTGGTCAATGTAAATCCGGGACGCGATTTTGCTCCCCAGGTGGTGGCGGATATACGTGAGGTGCGGGCCGGGGATCCCTGCCCCAAATGCGGCGCACTTCTCAAGGAAACCCGCGGTATTGAGGTAGGACAAATTTTCAAGCTGGGAGACAAATACAGCCGCGTTTTAGGAGCTACCTACCTGGATGAGCACGGCCAGAGCCGCCCCATAATCATGGGGTGTTACGGCATTGGCGTGACGAGGACCATGGCAGCGGCCGTGGAGCAAAACCACGATGAAAACGGGATTATCTGGCCGGTGTCCATCGCTCCCTTCCTTGTAGTGGTGGTTCCGGTGAACCACAGGGATGAACAGCAAATGGGTCTGGCCGAAGAAGTTTACCGGGAACTGCAGGCCAACGGGATAGAAGTGGTCCTGGACGACCGTCCCGAACGGGCGGGGGTAAAGTTCAAGGATGCGGATCTGGTGGGTTACCCCCTGCGCATTACTGTGGGCAACCAGGCAGTCCAGACAAGGGAACTGGAGGTGCGCTACCGGGCTAGCGGGGAAACCAGGTTAGTGCCGCGGGAGCGGATTACCGATCATGTCCGGGAGTTTATTGCTCTGGCTTAG
- the ispG gene encoding flavodoxin-dependent (E)-4-hydroxy-3-methylbut-2-enyl-diphosphate synthase, with product MQRRHTRPIYLGGVQIGGGAPVSVQSMTNTDTRDVRATLDQIHRLVRAGCEIVRVAVPDLQAARALKEIKTGCPIPLVADIHFDYRLALAALDSGVDGLRINPGNIGGRERVAAVVDAARKRRVPIRIGVNAGSLEKDLLAEHGGPTPRAMVESALRHIRLLEEMDYRDIKVSLKASDVPVMLEAYRLLARQVDYPFHVGVTEAGTVRSGTIKSAVGIGALLAQGIGDTIRVSLTGDPVEEVRVGYEILKALGLRRRGIELISCPTCGRTCIDLERIALEVEERLSWVDKPLKVAVMGCAVNGPGEASHADVGIAGGKGFGLLFRGGCIVGRVREQDLVDALVREVENILSSEK from the coding sequence GTGCAGCGAAGACACACCCGCCCCATTTATCTCGGTGGGGTGCAGATAGGAGGAGGGGCGCCCGTTTCGGTGCAGTCCATGACCAACACCGATACCCGGGATGTCCGGGCCACCCTGGACCAGATCCACAGGCTGGTCCGGGCGGGCTGTGAAATAGTGCGGGTGGCCGTTCCCGATCTGCAGGCTGCCCGGGCACTAAAAGAAATCAAGACCGGGTGTCCAATCCCATTGGTGGCCGATATTCATTTTGACTACCGCCTGGCCCTGGCAGCCCTGGATAGCGGTGTGGATGGCCTGCGGATTAACCCGGGCAATATCGGGGGCCGGGAACGGGTGGCGGCCGTGGTGGATGCCGCCCGGAAAAGAAGGGTTCCCATCCGCATTGGGGTCAATGCCGGGTCCCTGGAGAAAGACCTGCTGGCCGAGCACGGTGGACCAACTCCGCGGGCCATGGTGGAGAGTGCCCTGCGGCATATCCGGTTGCTGGAAGAAATGGACTACCGGGACATCAAGGTTTCCTTAAAGGCATCCGATGTGCCGGTGATGCTTGAGGCCTACCGCTTGCTGGCCCGGCAAGTGGATTATCCCTTTCATGTGGGCGTAACCGAGGCGGGAACCGTCCGCTCAGGTACAATCAAATCGGCTGTGGGCATCGGGGCGTTGCTGGCCCAGGGAATTGGTGACACCATCCGGGTGTCCCTTACCGGGGATCCGGTCGAGGAGGTGCGGGTGGGCTATGAAATTTTAAAGGCCCTGGGGCTGCGCCGGCGGGGAATCGAGCTCATTTCCTGCCCCACCTGCGGGCGAACATGTATTGATCTCGAGCGAATTGCCCTGGAGGTCGAGGAGCGCCTTTCCTGGGTGGATAAACCTTTAAAGGTCGCCGTCATGGGCTGTGCGGTAAACGGCCCCGGGGAGGCCAGCCACGCCGATGTGGGCATTGCCGGGGGCAAGGGGTTTGGGCTTCTCTTCCGGGGCGGCTGCATTGTAGGCCGGGTTCGTGAGCAGGACCTGGTGGACGCCCTGGTACGGGAAGTGGAAAACATTTTATCATCGGAGAAATGA
- the rseP gene encoding RIP metalloprotease RseP: protein MQTFWASILVFGLLIIFHELGHFIAAKRVGIKVHEFSVGFGPKLLSIPRGETAYNLRLFPLGGFVRMAGMDPGEEVEDEEKSYKNKTVGQRAAVIAAGPLMNFLLAALLLMVIFMVHGFPTPTTTIGKLVPGQPAENAGLKPGDQIIAINDQPVTRWEDITSLVNAHPRQPITVTVLRDGGKEKFKLVTAVNAGGQGMIGIYPRQEMRPLGPFAALYRGMEYTVRLSGLILEFVGRMIVGQAPAEVGGPVRIVQEIHTAVQLGFFYLLQLAAFLSINLGLFNLLPIPALDGSRLLFLALEGLRGRPVDPTKENFVHLVGFGLLLLLIMVITYKDILGLL, encoded by the coding sequence ATGCAGACATTCTGGGCCTCCATTCTAGTTTTCGGATTGCTGATTATTTTTCACGAGCTGGGCCACTTCATTGCCGCCAAGCGAGTGGGCATTAAGGTTCACGAGTTCAGCGTGGGATTTGGCCCCAAGCTTTTAAGCATCCCCCGGGGGGAAACTGCCTACAACCTGCGCCTGTTCCCCCTGGGCGGTTTTGTGCGCATGGCCGGGATGGATCCGGGGGAGGAAGTGGAGGACGAGGAAAAGAGTTACAAGAACAAGACCGTGGGCCAGCGGGCTGCCGTGATTGCGGCCGGTCCGTTGATGAATTTTCTCCTGGCCGCCCTTTTGCTGATGGTTATCTTTATGGTCCACGGCTTTCCAACCCCTACCACCACCATCGGCAAACTGGTTCCTGGCCAACCTGCCGAAAATGCCGGCTTAAAACCCGGAGATCAGATCATTGCCATTAACGACCAGCCGGTAACGCGCTGGGAGGATATAACCAGTCTGGTAAATGCCCATCCCAGGCAGCCCATTACCGTAACGGTGTTGCGGGATGGAGGTAAGGAAAAGTTTAAACTGGTCACGGCCGTAAATGCCGGGGGACAGGGCATGATCGGCATTTATCCCCGCCAGGAGATGCGTCCTCTGGGTCCCTTTGCGGCCCTTTACCGGGGAATGGAGTATACGGTACGCCTCAGCGGGTTGATCCTGGAGTTTGTCGGCAGGATGATTGTCGGTCAGGCCCCGGCCGAGGTAGGCGGGCCGGTGCGCATTGTCCAGGAAATTCATACCGCCGTCCAACTGGGGTTCTTTTACCTCCTGCAGTTGGCCGCCTTTTTAAGCATCAACCTGGGCCTGTTCAACCTTTTGCCCATTCCCGCCCTGGACGGCAGCAGGCTTCTTTTCCTGGCCCTGGAAGGGTTGAGGGGGCGGCCGGTGGACCCCACCAAGGAAAATTTTGTCCACCTGGTGGGCTTCGGCTTGTTGCTGCTCCTGATCATGGTCATCACATATAAAGATATATTGGGATTGCTCTAA
- a CDS encoding 1-deoxy-D-xylulose-5-phosphate reductoisomerase — protein MREIVILGSTGSIGRQALDVIRRFPDKMRVVGLAAGSNWPLMAEQIREFRPRVVALALEESARKLARKLLPEELPDIFWGSEGLVTVATSIDSGVVLNALTGTVGLGPTVAALKKGLDIALANKETLVAAGGPVMKLAREKGASILPVDSEHSAIWQCLVGQPQNRVGKIILTASGGPFRKEPADLSRVTVDEALAHPNWRMGKKITIDSATLMNKGLEVLEAHWLFAVDYDQIEVVVHPQSIIHSMVEFVDGSVMAQLGLPDMRLPIQYALSYPDRWPNELPRVDWLALGELTFEPPDTNRFPCLALAYAAGRTGGTMPAVLNAANEIAVDAFLAGEIDFTAIPRLVAGVMEEHEVISEPTIEEILAADQWARRAAREKARR, from the coding sequence ATGAGAGAGATTGTGATCCTCGGCAGCACCGGTTCCATTGGCCGGCAGGCCCTGGACGTGATCAGGCGGTTTCCCGATAAAATGCGTGTGGTCGGCCTTGCCGCCGGGAGCAACTGGCCTCTTATGGCCGAACAGATCCGGGAATTCCGCCCGCGGGTAGTTGCCCTGGCCCTGGAGGAATCGGCCCGGAAACTGGCACGGAAGCTGCTCCCGGAGGAATTGCCCGATATTTTCTGGGGTTCCGAGGGCCTGGTCACCGTGGCTACTTCCATAGACAGCGGGGTGGTTTTAAACGCCCTCACGGGAACCGTGGGGCTGGGTCCTACGGTGGCGGCACTAAAAAAGGGCCTGGATATTGCCCTGGCCAACAAGGAAACACTGGTAGCCGCGGGTGGGCCGGTCATGAAGCTTGCCCGGGAAAAAGGAGCCAGTATTTTACCGGTGGACAGCGAGCATTCGGCCATCTGGCAGTGTCTTGTCGGCCAGCCTCAAAACAGGGTGGGTAAGATTATTCTTACGGCTTCGGGGGGGCCCTTCCGCAAAGAACCGGCCGATCTTTCCCGGGTCACCGTAGACGAGGCCCTGGCTCACCCCAACTGGCGGATGGGTAAAAAGATTACCATAGACTCGGCCACCCTGATGAATAAGGGGCTGGAAGTGTTGGAGGCGCACTGGCTTTTTGCCGTGGATTATGATCAAATAGAAGTGGTGGTCCACCCCCAGAGTATTATCCACTCGATGGTGGAATTTGTCGATGGCTCGGTCATGGCCCAACTGGGCTTGCCGGACATGCGCCTGCCCATCCAGTACGCCCTGTCTTACCCCGACCGCTGGCCCAATGAATTGCCCAGGGTGGACTGGCTTGCTTTGGGTGAGCTCACCTTTGAACCGCCGGATACCAACCGCTTTCCCTGTCTGGCCCTGGCTTATGCCGCCGGTCGCACCGGCGGGACCATGCCGGCAGTGCTTAATGCCGCCAATGAGATCGCCGTTGATGCTTTCCTGGCCGGAGAAATTGATTTCACCGCCATACCCCGGCTTGTGGCCGGGGTCATGGAGGAGCACGAGGTTATTTCAGAGCCCACTATAGAAGAAATTCTGGCAGCGGACCAGTGGGCCCGCCGGGCAGCGCGGGAAAAAGCAAGAAGGTGA
- the ytvI gene encoding sporulation integral membrane protein YtvI — translation MPRSLRVVILISTVLLFYLAWKYVVPELLVILNFLLTVFTPFILAVIIAVLIEPVVRFLHQGCRINRSLAVGLSMLVVIGGVGALLTLLVLRLAVELSELSVRLPQYMGPLQAEINRWVEQGKIFYFQLPPLVTERIQENMGTFTGWLSQVAGSLAGSLLHLITSLPNAVLAIVVGLIATYFISRDHQLIIKLWLKTAPEPWGQRVVEISRQVVGASFGYLRAQSFLVTLTTIQSIVGLYIIGAKYSLTIGLLIGLFDIIPVLGPATIYIPWAIWSFLTGQIAFGVKLVVLYLLVWGVRQTLEARVVAASLGLHPLAVLVAMYVGLKAIGVLGLVLGPLTLIALQAALGTIKPLNHR, via the coding sequence GTGCCCAGGTCTTTGCGGGTAGTTATCCTGATCTCTACTGTTTTACTTTTTTATCTGGCCTGGAAATACGTTGTTCCGGAATTACTGGTCATCTTAAATTTCCTTTTGACCGTATTTACCCCCTTTATTTTGGCGGTAATTATTGCCGTACTCATTGAACCTGTGGTACGCTTTCTTCATCAAGGTTGTCGCATCAACCGTTCGCTGGCCGTTGGCCTGTCCATGCTGGTGGTTATCGGTGGGGTGGGAGCTTTATTAACCCTGCTGGTACTGCGCCTGGCGGTGGAGCTCTCCGAGTTGTCGGTGCGCCTTCCCCAGTACATGGGGCCTTTACAGGCGGAGATCAACCGGTGGGTGGAGCAGGGAAAAATCTTTTATTTTCAACTGCCGCCGCTGGTTACCGAGCGCATTCAAGAAAATATGGGCACCTTCACCGGCTGGCTTTCCCAAGTGGCCGGCTCTTTGGCTGGCTCTCTGTTGCATTTAATTACTTCTCTGCCCAACGCGGTGCTTGCCATCGTGGTCGGTCTTATTGCTACCTATTTTATTAGCCGGGATCACCAGTTGATCATAAAACTGTGGTTAAAGACAGCTCCCGAGCCCTGGGGACAGCGGGTGGTGGAAATTTCCCGTCAGGTTGTGGGGGCTTCCTTCGGTTATTTACGCGCCCAGTCTTTTTTGGTGACCCTGACGACCATCCAGAGCATTGTGGGGCTTTATATAATTGGGGCCAAGTATTCCCTGACTATTGGTTTACTGATTGGACTTTTTGATATCATTCCGGTGCTGGGACCGGCAACGATTTATATACCCTGGGCCATATGGTCCTTTCTTACCGGTCAAATTGCCTTTGGAGTGAAGCTGGTGGTGCTTTACCTGCTGGTCTGGGGGGTAAGGCAGACCCTGGAGGCCAGGGTGGTGGCGGCCAGCCTGGGGTTGCATCCCCTGGCCGTACTGGTGGCCATGTATGTGGGGTTGAAGGCCATTGGCGTGCTGGGCCTGGTTTTGGGCCCCCTGACCCTCATTGCCCTGCAGGCCGCCCTGGGCACCATCAAGCCCTTGAATCACAGGTAG
- a CDS encoding phosphatidate cytidylyltransferase, which produces MLRHRILSALVGIPLFIAAVWHGNLLLLVFTGLLMVLAAVEMVALFQRLNLYPPHGLAVLGSLFLLGSAYLYRDAGLGGAVALILFFILVFMVFLYPAFSPVEGAVTLLATLYIGLFVYIYLLRLLPNGWIWLTFTLVGTWSSDTVAYFIGKRWGRRQLAPALSPGKTVEGAVGGLAGSLLAAVAFMIIYPFLPRGPMLLLGLLLGLAAVVGDLVESAFKRQAGVKDAGDIIPGHGGILDRFDSMLFTAPLVYYYVGMFIIS; this is translated from the coding sequence GTGCTCAGGCACAGAATCTTGAGTGCACTGGTGGGCATTCCCCTCTTTATTGCCGCCGTCTGGCACGGGAACCTGCTTCTTTTGGTGTTCACCGGGCTGCTGATGGTGCTGGCCGCCGTAGAAATGGTTGCTCTGTTTCAGCGCTTAAATTTATATCCGCCCCACGGGCTGGCTGTGTTGGGAAGTCTTTTCCTGCTTGGCAGTGCATATTTATACAGGGACGCGGGCCTGGGGGGAGCAGTTGCCCTGATCCTATTTTTTATCCTGGTCTTTATGGTATTTCTTTATCCGGCATTTTCCCCGGTGGAAGGTGCGGTTACCCTGCTGGCAACCCTTTATATCGGTTTGTTCGTTTATATTTATCTCCTGCGCTTGTTACCCAACGGCTGGATATGGTTGACCTTTACGCTGGTGGGCACCTGGTCCAGTGACACCGTTGCTTATTTTATTGGAAAAAGATGGGGACGACGACAACTGGCGCCAGCTTTAAGCCCGGGCAAAACAGTAGAGGGGGCAGTGGGAGGTCTGGCGGGTAGCCTGCTGGCGGCAGTTGCTTTCATGATCATTTACCCTTTTCTTCCCCGCGGTCCCATGCTTCTTTTGGGGCTGCTTTTAGGGCTTGCGGCAGTCGTGGGGGACCTGGTGGAGTCGGCTTTTAAGCGGCAGGCGGGGGTAAAGGATGCCGGGGATATCATTCCCGGCCACGGGGGTATCCTCGATCGTTTTGACAGTATGCTCTTTACTGCTCCCTTAGTATACTACTATGTGGGTATGTTTATAATAAGCTGA
- a CDS encoding isoprenyl transferase: protein MLKNLVRVLRSGGKRNSSLEEERLLTQLDLNRLPRHVAIIMDGNGRWAQKRGLPRTCGHRAGVESLRETVRTCAELGIGYLTVYAFSTENWKRPKDEVDVLMNLLVEYLHKEIEELCANNIRLHPIGRIQELPSHAQKALDMAVSRTRNNQKMVLNLALNYGGRVELVDAVRSIVKEALAGNLTPERIDESTISSHLYTAGQPDPDLLIRPSGDYRVSNFLLWQLSYTEFWMTSVMWPDFRRVHLLQALVDFQRRERRFGGLIRGDKRCSGTES from the coding sequence TTGCTGAAAAACTTGGTGCGCGTTTTGCGGAGCGGCGGGAAAAGGAATTCTTCTTTAGAGGAAGAAAGGCTTTTAACGCAGCTTGATTTAAACCGCCTGCCCCGTCATGTGGCCATTATTATGGATGGCAACGGCCGCTGGGCGCAAAAAAGGGGCTTGCCCAGAACCTGCGGCCACCGGGCCGGGGTGGAGTCGTTACGGGAAACAGTACGTACCTGTGCCGAGCTGGGCATTGGATACCTTACCGTTTACGCCTTTTCCACGGAAAACTGGAAGCGCCCCAAGGATGAAGTGGATGTGTTGATGAACTTGCTGGTGGAATACCTGCACAAAGAAATAGAAGAATTATGTGCCAACAATATCCGCCTTCATCCCATTGGCCGCATTCAGGAGTTACCTTCCCACGCCCAAAAAGCCCTGGACATGGCCGTCTCTCGCACCAGGAACAACCAGAAGATGGTCCTCAACCTGGCCCTGAATTACGGTGGACGGGTCGAACTGGTGGATGCCGTGCGGTCCATTGTAAAAGAAGCGCTGGCCGGGAATCTTACCCCGGAGCGAATTGACGAATCCACCATTTCCAGTCACCTTTATACCGCCGGTCAGCCGGACCCGGACCTGTTGATTCGACCTTCCGGTGATTACCGGGTGAGCAACTTTCTACTGTGGCAGCTTTCTTACACCGAATTCTGGATGACCAGCGTGATGTGGCCCGATTTTCGACGGGTGCACCTTTTGCAGGCCCTCGTGGATTTTCAGCGGCGGGAACGGCGCTTCGGCGGTCTGATTAGAGGTGATAAAAGGTGCTCAGGCACAGAATCTTGA
- a CDS encoding DUF362 domain-containing protein, which yields MAYRITEECLACGTCLESCPNEAIIEGDIYRIDPDKCENCGTCIEACPTGAIIEE from the coding sequence TTGGCCTATCGTATTACCGAGGAATGTCTGGCCTGCGGGACCTGTCTTGAGTCCTGCCCGAATGAAGCGATTATCGAGGGCGACATTTACAGAATTGACCCTGACAAATGCGAGAATTGCGGCACCTGCATCGAGGCTTGTCCTACCGGAGCCATTATTGAAGAGTAA